A stretch of the Kushneria konosiri genome encodes the following:
- the argC gene encoding N-acetyl-gamma-glutamyl-phosphate reductase, with protein sequence MTSRVFVDGQEGTTGLRIFDYLQARDDIELLRIDSERRKDRDERARLINQADVVFLCLPDEASREAASLVDNPDTCLIDASTAFRTDPTWTYGLPELTPGQRTRIRESKRIANVGCHASAFIMLVRPLIDAGLLPPDYPYSAFSLTGYSGGGKRMIADYEAATDGSLDAPRPYALTLAHKHLPEMRIHGGLDRDPVFTPIVGHFLKGLSVNIPLQRSHLPEGTSAEAITRAWQAHYEGAPFVNVMSAQDSEVLDGGFFDVTACNDTNRVDLCVFGNEERMALVARLDNLGKGAAGAAVQNMNIHLGLEETTGLTCRLD encoded by the coding sequence ATGACATCCAGGGTATTCGTGGATGGCCAGGAAGGCACAACGGGCCTGAGAATTTTTGACTATCTACAGGCACGCGATGACATCGAGCTTCTACGCATCGACAGTGAGCGTCGCAAGGATCGTGATGAGCGTGCGCGCCTGATCAACCAGGCCGATGTCGTCTTTCTCTGCCTGCCGGACGAAGCCTCGCGGGAAGCAGCTTCTCTGGTCGACAATCCCGATACCTGTCTGATTGATGCCAGCACCGCCTTTCGTACCGACCCCACGTGGACCTATGGCCTGCCGGAACTGACGCCGGGTCAGCGAACACGCATTCGCGAAAGCAAGCGCATTGCCAACGTGGGCTGTCACGCCAGCGCCTTCATCATGCTGGTGCGTCCGCTGATCGATGCCGGGCTGCTGCCGCCGGACTACCCCTATTCCGCCTTTTCACTGACCGGCTACAGCGGTGGTGGCAAAAGGATGATTGCCGACTATGAAGCCGCAACGGATGGATCGCTGGATGCGCCGCGTCCCTACGCGCTGACGCTTGCCCACAAGCATCTGCCGGAAATGCGCATTCATGGCGGTCTTGATCGTGACCCGGTATTTACCCCGATCGTGGGTCACTTCCTGAAAGGGCTGTCGGTCAACATTCCTCTTCAACGCTCACACCTGCCCGAGGGCACCAGTGCCGAGGCCATCACCCGCGCCTGGCAGGCGCATTACGAAGGCGCTCCCTTTGTGAACGTCATGTCGGCGCAGGACAGTGAGGTCCTCGATGGCGGCTTTTTCGATGTCACGGCCTGCAATGACACTAACCGTGTCGATTTATGTGTCTTTGGCAACGAAGAGAGAATGGCACTGGTCGCCCGCCTGGACAACCTGGGCAAGGGCGCTGCCGGGGCTGCCGTCCAGAACATGAATATTCATCTGGGACTTGAAGAGACTACCGGCCTGACCTGCCGACTCGATTGA
- a CDS encoding ion transporter codes for MKERVTPFQLFILVLSIYVISAMAASLLLTLPPELNRLLQYMDYIVCFFFFIDFCQRFMRAESKLAYMRWGWIDLLACIPAGLFQGARMFRVVQVLRVLRAVKSMEMIWRLLFRNRAEGVFASAATATVLLVAFGAITMLMVESPNPASPIETAEDALWWAIVTVTTVGYGDYYPVTTLGRVVAVLLMIGGVGLFGSFAAYISSIFIADDSERESREARAQRDMTRALHHQIRELTDEVRELRKRLDQMHDAPTRSSLTSEEEKRPDRDS; via the coding sequence ATGAAAGAGCGCGTCACGCCCTTCCAGCTGTTTATCCTGGTGCTGTCGATCTATGTGATCAGCGCCATGGCCGCGAGCCTGCTGCTGACGCTACCACCGGAGCTCAACCGGCTGCTGCAGTACATGGACTACATTGTCTGCTTTTTCTTTTTCATCGACTTCTGTCAGCGCTTCATGCGCGCCGAAAGCAAGCTGGCCTACATGCGCTGGGGCTGGATTGACCTGCTGGCCTGTATCCCGGCGGGCCTTTTTCAGGGCGCACGCATGTTTCGCGTGGTGCAGGTATTGCGCGTGCTGCGGGCGGTCAAATCAATGGAGATGATCTGGCGGCTTTTGTTTCGCAATCGCGCCGAAGGCGTGTTCGCCTCGGCCGCCACCGCCACCGTGCTGCTGGTGGCCTTTGGGGCCATCACCATGCTGATGGTGGAAAGTCCCAACCCGGCAAGCCCCATCGAGACCGCCGAGGACGCGCTCTGGTGGGCGATCGTGACCGTCACGACCGTGGGGTATGGCGACTACTATCCCGTGACAACGCTGGGCCGCGTGGTCGCCGTGCTGTTGATGATTGGCGGCGTAGGTCTTTTCGGCAGCTTTGCCGCCTATATCAGTTCGATTTTCATCGCCGATGACAGCGAGCGGGAATCCCGCGAGGCACGTGCCCAACGAGACATGACCCGAGCCCTTCATCATCAGATCCGTGAGCTGACCGATGAAGTGCGCGAGCTGCGAAAGCGGCTGGACCAAATGCACGATGCCCCGACGCGTTCCTCCCTGACGTCCGAAGAGGAAAAACGTCCCGACCGGGATTCATGA
- a CDS encoding sensor domain-containing diguanylate cyclase: MKGNYHEMSHCLPPPADDCPSIEALDKLNIAALVYQCGERITLEGLNHSARTLLNHFDPIEQAEPWQWTPDATGHHPARDWCVDDTTSQYGQTPRVRWIRFNGCGRRLALNITGCRLKAAEKVTRVMLVVQDCTRQILQHEELKRSQECISSIINATPMGICVLTEDGRFEMVNPAYCRFHGYDEHELIGRAFSVVVPYSSHQYLRRQQQGAMGKHHGHAQHFGECELVARHGERHTVIVESVRILGEDGRPRDVVFLVDISERKKLEMALEEKNVRLEYLATHDELTGIRNRRFGISSLEAALEQAERQGLDISVALLDIDHFKRVNDDYGHTVGDQVLQQFAEVLSRQLRASDILVRWGGEEFMLILPGIDVNGAFQALERLRHSLTLEYLSPRGLQVTFSAGIINARGMSSHDLVESVDQKLYQAKGRGRDRIVS; this comes from the coding sequence ATGAAGGGTAATTATCACGAGATGAGTCATTGTCTGCCGCCGCCTGCTGACGACTGCCCGTCCATCGAGGCACTCGACAAGCTGAACATTGCAGCGCTGGTCTACCAGTGCGGCGAGCGCATTACGCTTGAAGGTCTCAATCATTCGGCTCGAACCCTGCTGAACCATTTCGACCCCATCGAACAGGCTGAACCATGGCAATGGACTCCTGACGCCACGGGGCATCACCCGGCCCGTGACTGGTGTGTTGATGACACCACTTCCCAATACGGGCAAACGCCGCGCGTTCGCTGGATACGCTTCAATGGGTGCGGGCGACGCCTGGCGTTGAACATCACCGGTTGCCGCCTGAAAGCTGCGGAAAAGGTCACTCGAGTCATGCTTGTGGTGCAGGACTGCACTCGACAGATCCTTCAGCATGAAGAGCTCAAACGCAGTCAGGAGTGCATTTCCAGCATCATTAATGCCACCCCCATGGGCATTTGCGTGCTGACCGAAGATGGCCGCTTTGAAATGGTTAATCCGGCCTACTGTCGCTTTCACGGTTATGACGAGCACGAGCTGATTGGTCGCGCCTTCTCGGTGGTGGTGCCCTATAGCAGCCATCAGTATCTCCGGCGCCAGCAACAGGGTGCGATGGGCAAACATCATGGTCATGCCCAGCATTTTGGAGAATGTGAACTGGTGGCGCGTCACGGTGAGCGTCATACGGTGATCGTCGAGAGCGTGCGTATCCTGGGGGAGGACGGTCGGCCGCGGGATGTGGTCTTTCTGGTCGATATCAGCGAGCGAAAAAAGCTCGAGATGGCGCTGGAAGAGAAAAACGTGCGCCTTGAATATCTTGCCACCCATGATGAGCTGACCGGCATTCGCAATCGTCGGTTCGGCATCAGCAGCCTTGAGGCGGCGCTTGAGCAGGCCGAGCGCCAGGGGCTGGATATCAGCGTTGCCCTGCTGGATATCGACCACTTCAAGCGTGTCAACGATGACTATGGACACACCGTCGGCGATCAGGTGCTCCAGCAGTTTGCCGAGGTACTGTCACGCCAGTTGCGGGCCAGCGATATTCTGGTGCGGTGGGGAGGGGAAGAGTTCATGCTGATCCTGCCCGGGATCGACGTTAATGGCGCCTTTCAGGCCCTTGAGCGTTTGCGTCATTCTCTGACGCTTGAATATCTCAGCCCGCGCGGGCTTCAGGTCACCTTTTCGGCCGGCATCATCAATGCTCGCGGCATGAGCAGCCATGATCTGGTCGAAAGCGTGGATCAGAAGCTTTATCAGGCCAAGGGACGCGGCCGCGATCGAATCGTCTCGTGA